In Mesorhizobium sp. M9A.F.Ca.ET.002.03.1.2, the DNA window TTCAATCGCTTATCGCCGCGCGCATCCAGCAACTCGGCGAGGCGGAAAAGCAAATCCTCCAGCTCGCATCGGTGATCGGCAAGAATGTTCCCTATCCTTTACTGTGGGCCCTTTCCCCGCTGACGGAGACGGAGCTTGAGGCGTGCCTGGCCAGGCTGCAGGCTCTGGAATTCCTGTTCGAGGTGCAGAGCTATCCTCACGTGGAATATACCTTCAAACACGCATTGACGCTCACGGTGACCTACGAATCGCTGTTAGCGGAGGACCGGAAAAGGCTGCATCGGGCCGCATTGGTTGCAATGGAGAGACTTTATGCCGGATCGCTGAACCACCATGTCGAGGAACTGGCCGAGCATGCGCTTCGCGCCGAGGCATGGGAGCCGGCAGCGCGCTACCTGCTGCAGGCGGTTGGCCGGGCCGAGGAACGCTCCGCCTATGCCGCTGCCGTCCAATTTCTCGAAAACGCGCTCAAGGCGGTCGCCGCATTGCCCCGTAGCGTGGAGACGCTCGCCCAGGCAATAGACCTGCGGGTGCGGATGCGACCTGCCTATGGCGCCCTGGGTGCTTACCGGAAGGCGCTGCCGCGACTGCTTGAAGCGCGCGACTTGGCCATGGAGCTGGGCGATCCGCAACTCATCTCTGACGTGTTGCTTCACCTGAGCTATCTCAACAGCTCCCATGGCCGCTACGACGAGGCACTGGAACCGGCCCAGACGCTCAACCGCAACGCGCTTGCCAATGGCGTGCAGCGCTGCATCAGCGAGTCGGATCTGGCCGCTTCGCAAGCGCTTCTGCTGCGCAGTGAGGCGCGGCAGGCGCTGGAGCGCCTCCTTCCGCATGAAGAGAATTTCACCGGAGCCTGGCGCTCCGAGCGTTTCGGACAGCTCGGCACGCGCGCGGTCTGGTTTTTTGGGCATCGCGCGCAGGCGGAAGCTCGCCTGGGTCGGTTCGAGCGTGCAGAGCGCTCTCTTGCCGAGCTGCAGAAGGTTGCCGCCGAAGTGGCGCGTCCGATCGATAGCTGCGCGGCCGCATATTTCACCGGCGTGGTGGGTGTCCTGCGTGGGCCCACGCCGGCGCTTGTCGCTGCACTGCAGGCGTGTTCTTCCGAAGCTCAGACCAGCGGGTCCAACCTGCTCCGGCCATGGCTGTTGACGATGCTCGGGCATGCCGAATTCCTGCTCGGCCGCGTTGGTGTAGCGGGCGTTACTCTGGAAAAAGCGGTGACCGAGGCAAAGCGGCTTGATCTGCCGCAGTTCGAATGTCATGCCCGGGCCGTCCTGGCATGCATCCACACACGCCGCGGCGAGCCGGAAGCGGCAGCCAATATAAGCCATGCGCTGGAGCTTGCGCGAGGACGCGGCGATCCGTGGAGCGAGATCATCGTGTTGCGCGCTCTTGCGGAACTGAAGCCGTCCAAGTCGGCCATCGCCTGGCTTGAACAGGCCTGCAGTCTCGCCCGGCGCACCGAATTGCGACCCGAACTGGCCCGCTCCTTGCGGGCCCTCGGGTTGGCGCAGCGGCGCGGCAAAATCGCCGGCGCAGAGGCCACTCTCGCCGAAGCGGGTAAGCTTTACGCCGAAATGCAGTTGCGGGAGGAATTTTCCGGGAACGTGGAACCAGCCGAAAGCATCCCGCCCGATCGCGTTCCGACGGCGATGGCGATGTAGTCCGGCAGAGCCGCGATCGCATCTAGGACCTGCTCCCGGTTGGCCTCCTCAAGCTCGAACGCGGCGGGGGCCATGAGCCGCAAGATCTCCACAGAACATGTCGATGCCGAGATGGTGCGTACCGCGGTCACGCGGCTCGCGATCCCTTGACGGCGTGGAACAGGATGTCGCGAACCAAGCGATCTGCTACGACGTCCGCGTGGGTCATCGGGCCCATGTGTCCAGCGCCGGGAATGATCACCCCAATCGCGGCCGGAATGCGGGAAACGAGTTCCTGGGCTATGAGGCGCGTCGGAACCGGTGCGTGTTCGCCGCGCAGTATCACTACGGGAAAACCAAACCGGGAATATTCGCCCACGTGTGTCGGTTCATGGATAAGGGCGTGGAAGTCGAGGCTGGCCTTCGAAAGAAACCGCACCAGCTCTGCCTGGAGATCCGGCTTCATTGCGGCGAAGGTGCCTGGGCCGTTCCAGTAGTCGACGAAACAAGCTGCCGCGGCCCGATAGCTGCCGTTGTTTAGGCCTTCAGCTATGGCGCCGGCGACCGCAGAGATTTCCTCGAAGGCGACGCGCCCCTCGGATCCCATTCCATTCAGCAAATGAAAAGCCGACGGCTCATAGAGACCGAGGCTGGCCAGCCGATGCGGACGCATCGCCGCTATGTGAAGGGCCAAACCACCGCCATAGGAATGCCCGACAAGATGCACAGGCCCCTCATGGTTATCGATCATTTCGATGGTGCCGGCCGCTTCGTCTGCCAGACTGAAGGTGCCGCTGCCGGCCCACGAACTGCCACCCGGCGCCCCGATCAGATCGGGTGCGACGAAGCGGCAACCTTCGTCGAGCCGTTCTGCGAATTTACGCCATTGGCGAGCGCTGCCCCCCGAGCAGTGCAAGGCAACAACGAGGGGTGCACGCCGTGCCTGACGCGAGACGCAAAGAATCGATGCGACCGTCATTGGACGAGCTCCATCCATGCCTCAAAACCGCGAACGGCGGCTGCTGTCAGCACCGGCAAACAAGGTGATCGAGTTGATCTCCGAGCGGTCGATGCCGATGTCGCGCAGGATGTAGTCCGGCAGCTCATAAAGATGTTGGCGGTCTCGCCGCACGCGGATGAAGCGCCGAAGTGCGGCAGACAAGAATATTTCGCTCATTTACGTTCTCCATCGGTTTGTGGACGCTGATGCCGCGTCCGATGGAGGCGTTGTCGCGGCCGGCCGTGAGCGCCAACGTTGAAGGCAGCGTCGTTTTTTCGCCGCACGAGCGTTGAAATTCTTCAGCTTAGGCGGCAATCCTGGGCAGTGCGCCGACGAAACCGGCGATATGATCTGCCAGCGCTTCCGCGTCGCGGCCGACGCCGTCTATGAAGCTGGAGTTGCGGCGCCGCATGAAGTTGAGGCCGAGCACGTAGAGGCCTGGCAGAGGACAGATGCCGCCGTCGTTCAGGATCTCTCCCTGCGCATCGAAGACGGGCATTTTCAGCCAGGGATACTCCCGGTGATAGCCGGTGGCCCATATGACGGTCCTGATGCCTTGGTCGATCAGGTCGATCTCGACTGGATCGACATTCAGGATCAGCGCTTGAACGGACTGGGGTTCATCCGAGCGACCGTCTCCGTGAAGAGCCGCCGCGCGGTCTATGTTAGCCAGCACTCGCCTCAGCCTGTACTCTGCTGCGGCCGTCGCGGCGCCCAGGTTGCCGTCGAACCGGACGCGTCTATCGTAAGCGGCAACGGCTCGACCGACAAGGCGGACGTCCTGATCGCAAAGGTGGGCGAGGTCCAGCGACCGGCGCTCGGGAGTGCCGATGAGCTGCAGCGAGGATTGTCTCCGTGCCGCAGCAGGGTCGGGCAGTTCGCCAATAGGCCTGTCGAGCGTGCCAAGCCGATCAAGCCACCATAATATATCTTGCCCCCGGTAGAGCCTTGGCAGGCGGGTATGACCGCCGACCGACAAGGTGACCGGGCGCCCGGAGCGATGAATCTCCTCGGCGAGTTGCATGCCTGTCGCAGAGGCGCCAACCACAAGAACGCCGCCCGGCGGCAGTTGCCCGGGATTGCGATAGTCCCACGGCGTGATCTGCCGGATGGATGGGGAAATATGCCTGGCGATTGGTGGAACGCATGGCC includes these proteins:
- a CDS encoding alpha/beta hydrolase; translation: MTVASILCVSRQARRAPLVVALHCSGGSARQWRKFAERLDEGCRFVAPDLIGAPGGSSWAGSGTFSLADEAAGTIEMIDNHEGPVHLVGHSYGGGLALHIAAMRPHRLASLGLYEPSAFHLLNGMGSEGRVAFEEISAVAGAIAEGLNNGSYRAAAACFVDYWNGPGTFAAMKPDLQAELVRFLSKASLDFHALIHEPTHVGEYSRFGFPVVILRGEHAPVPTRLIAQELVSRIPAAIGVIIPGAGHMGPMTHADVVADRLVRDILFHAVKGSRAA
- a CDS encoding DUF1127 domain-containing protein — its product is MSEIFLSAALRRFIRVRRDRQHLYELPDYILRDIGIDRSEINSITLFAGADSSRRSRF
- a CDS encoding NAD(P)-binding domain-containing protein, with protein sequence MQRTDVAVIGAGQAGLAVSRCLSERGIGHVVLERGRVAERWRSERWDSLRLLTPNWMTRLPGGGYRGPDPDGFMTMPETVRFFEEYGRSIGAPVESGAEVRSAEAIDGGFRLFTNRARWTARAIVVATGYSDRPCVPPIARHISPSIRQITPWDYRNPGQLPPGGVLVVGASATGMQLAEEIHRSGRPVTLSVGGHTRLPRLYRGQDILWWLDRLGTLDRPIGELPDPAAARRQSSLQLIGTPERRSLDLAHLCDQDVRLVGRAVAAYDRRVRFDGNLGAATAAAEYRLRRVLANIDRAAALHGDGRSDEPQSVQALILNVDPVEIDLIDQGIRTVIWATGYHREYPWLKMPVFDAQGEILNDGGICPLPGLYVLGLNFMRRRNSSFIDGVGRDAEALADHIAGFVGALPRIAA